In a genomic window of Nodosilinea sp. E11:
- the thiL gene encoding thiamine-phosphate kinase, producing MANSQTVAELGELGLLKRLFRYCPGSVVGDDGAVVTLPPDRQLVVTTDVLVDGVHFSDRTTSPADVGWRAVAANLSDLAAMGAVPEGITVGLSLPGATPLAWVEGLYQGMADCLERWGGVVLGGDLCRADTVSVAITALGNVVPQRALYRHRAQPGQAIVVTGYHGLSRAGLALLLKSEPGTPPAATDGDRWVAAHQRPQPRFDAIAVLDDLLGEGNTAAIAAMDSSDGLANAVLHLCQASGVGAQLNETDLPIDPALGAWVGQAQAIDWCLYGGEDFELVLCLPWPLAEALCDRLGHPCRIVGKTTTAPAVELWPAEGTAPTVLSFSQGFQHFA from the coding sequence ATGGCAAATTCGCAAACCGTGGCTGAGCTGGGAGAGTTGGGGCTGCTGAAGCGGCTGTTTCGCTACTGCCCTGGGTCGGTGGTGGGCGATGACGGAGCAGTGGTGACCCTGCCTCCCGACCGGCAGTTGGTGGTCACCACCGATGTGCTGGTGGATGGGGTGCACTTTAGCGATCGCACCACCTCCCCGGCTGATGTGGGCTGGCGAGCTGTGGCAGCTAATCTCTCAGACTTGGCGGCGATGGGGGCGGTGCCGGAGGGCATTACCGTGGGCCTGAGCTTACCGGGGGCTACGCCGCTGGCCTGGGTCGAAGGGCTTTACCAGGGAATGGCCGACTGCCTAGAGCGCTGGGGTGGGGTGGTGCTGGGGGGTGACCTGTGCCGGGCCGATACGGTCAGCGTGGCCATTACCGCTCTAGGGAACGTGGTGCCTCAGCGGGCGCTTTACCGTCACCGCGCCCAGCCAGGGCAGGCGATTGTGGTCACGGGCTACCACGGGCTGTCGCGGGCAGGGCTAGCGCTGTTATTAAAGTCTGAACCAGGCACTCCTCCTGCCGCGACCGATGGCGATCGCTGGGTAGCAGCCCATCAACGACCTCAGCCCCGGTTTGATGCGATCGCCGTCCTAGACGACCTGCTGGGCGAAGGCAATACCGCTGCGATCGCCGCTATGGATTCTAGCGATGGTTTGGCCAACGCGGTGCTGCACCTGTGTCAGGCCAGCGGTGTGGGGGCTCAGCTTAACGAGACCGACCTGCCGATCGATCCGGCCCTGGGGGCTTGGGTGGGCCAGGCCCAGGCCATAGACTGGTGCCTTTACGGCGGCGAAGACTTTGAGCTGGTACTGTGTTTGCCCTGGCCCCTGGCCGAGGCCCTATGCGATCGGCTAGGGCACCCGTGCCGTATTGTCGGCAAAACCACCACCGCTCCTGCCGTCGAACTCTGGCCTGCCGAGGGCACAGCCCCGACCGTGCTCAGCTTTAGTCAAGGGTTTCAACACTTTGCCTGA
- the devC gene encoding ABC transporter permease DevC: MKLPALPRIPLAWYNLRHDRPRLLVAVAGVTFAVLLMFMNLGFLGALVSTTTNFYDQFNGDIFLISPQSLEISSTKAFPRERLYQAAGIEGVQQTMPLYAEYALWKNPETSLSRALFVYAFNPTDPVFLMPELNTEEGRRALQQPNSAFIDRRSRPEFGLQTVGLETEADRRRITIVGQYDLGGGFAADGTLIMSDQNFRRYFAPRSLNQINLGLVLLEPGADAQRVKATLQSQLPADVEVYTKPEIIRKESQFWIQTTSIGFIFGLGVLVSFIVGTVIVYQILYTDIRDHLREYATLKAIGYSGGYLFKTVIQEAILLALMGYVPGLILALGLYTMAYNATAGTLPMQMTLFRVFFVFTLTVLMCALSGLISVRKAVTADPAEVFA; this comes from the coding sequence ATGAAACTCCCTGCTCTGCCCCGCATTCCCCTGGCTTGGTACAACCTGCGCCACGATCGCCCTCGCCTACTGGTGGCTGTCGCTGGCGTCACCTTTGCGGTGCTGCTGATGTTTATGAACCTGGGCTTTTTGGGTGCTCTGGTCAGCACCACCACCAATTTCTATGACCAGTTCAACGGCGATATTTTTCTGATCTCGCCGCAGTCGCTAGAAATCAGCTCCACCAAGGCCTTCCCCCGCGAGCGGCTGTACCAGGCGGCGGGCATTGAGGGGGTGCAGCAGACGATGCCTCTCTACGCTGAGTACGCCCTCTGGAAAAACCCCGAAACGAGTCTCAGCCGGGCGCTATTTGTTTACGCCTTTAACCCCACCGACCCGGTGTTTCTGATGCCCGAGCTCAACACTGAAGAGGGGCGACGGGCTCTTCAGCAACCGAACAGTGCTTTTATTGACCGGCGATCGCGCCCTGAGTTTGGCCTCCAAACCGTGGGGCTCGAAACTGAAGCCGATCGCCGCCGCATTACCATCGTCGGCCAGTATGACCTAGGTGGTGGCTTTGCCGCCGACGGCACCTTGATCATGAGTGATCAAAACTTTCGTCGCTACTTTGCGCCTCGCTCCCTCAATCAGATCAACCTGGGCTTGGTGCTGCTGGAGCCAGGGGCCGATGCCCAGCGGGTCAAAGCCACTCTGCAAAGCCAGTTGCCCGCCGATGTTGAGGTCTACACTAAGCCCGAAATTATTCGCAAAGAGAGCCAATTTTGGATTCAGACCACCTCCATTGGCTTTATTTTTGGCCTGGGGGTGCTGGTCTCGTTCATCGTCGGCACGGTGATTGTCTACCAAATTCTCTACACCGACATTCGCGATCATCTAAGAGAATACGCGACCCTAAAGGCGATCGGTTACAGCGGTGGCTACCTGTTTAAAACCGTTATTCAAGAGGCCATTTTGCTAGCTCTGATGGGTTATGTGCCGGGGCTAATTTTGGCGCTGGGGCTCTACACCATGGCCTACAACGCTACGGCGGGCACGCTGCCTATGCAGATGACCCTCTTTCGCGTGTTTTTTGTCTTTACCCTGACGGTGCTGATGTGCGCGCTATCGGGGCTAATTTCTGTCCGTAAAGCCGTTACCGCCGACCCAGCCGAGGTATTCGCATGA
- a CDS encoding ATP-binding cassette domain-containing protein, which produces MTAPSLSPDSLPAAVEASIQVRHLNYFFGKGDLRKQVLFDISLDLHPGQIVIMTGPSGSGKTTLLTLIGALRSATDGSLQVLGQELVGLGDRRLVEIRRNIGFIFQAHNLFESLTAAQNVEMAVELTGNFRGKRQQAVDILSQVGLAERADYKPAALSGGQKQRVAIARALVNQPQLILADEPTAALDKQSGRDVVTLMQHLAQEKGCTILMVTHDNRILDVADRIINLVDGRLESDESPQQFVDSHAPKTLDQKMFIM; this is translated from the coding sequence ATGACTGCACCATCCTTGTCCCCTGATTCGCTGCCCGCCGCCGTCGAGGCGTCGATTCAGGTGCGCCACCTCAATTATTTCTTTGGCAAGGGCGATCTGCGCAAGCAGGTGCTGTTTGATATCAGCCTCGATCTGCACCCCGGTCAGATTGTAATTATGACCGGCCCCTCCGGCTCGGGCAAAACTACCCTGCTGACCTTAATTGGGGCACTGCGATCGGCCACCGACGGCAGTTTGCAGGTGCTGGGCCAAGAACTGGTGGGGTTGGGCGATCGCCGGCTGGTCGAGATTCGCCGCAATATCGGCTTTATCTTTCAGGCCCACAACCTGTTTGAGTCTCTAACGGCCGCCCAAAATGTAGAAATGGCGGTGGAGCTGACCGGCAACTTTCGCGGCAAGCGCCAGCAGGCGGTGGATATTCTCAGCCAGGTGGGGCTGGCCGAGCGGGCCGACTATAAACCGGCAGCACTGAGCGGCGGGCAAAAGCAGCGGGTGGCGATCGCCCGCGCCCTGGTCAACCAGCCCCAGCTAATTCTGGCTGACGAACCCACCGCCGCCCTCGACAAACAGTCGGGCCGCGACGTGGTGACGCTGATGCAGCACCTGGCCCAAGAAAAAGGCTGCACCATTCTCATGGTCACCCACGACAACCGCATTCTCGACGTGGCCGATCGCATCATTAACCTGGTGGATGGGCGGCTGGAGTCAGACGAAAGCCCCCAGCAGTTTGTCGATAGCCACGCCCCCAAAACCCTCGACCAGAAGATGTTCATTATGTAG
- a CDS encoding sodium-dependent transporter: MAHDNKWSSQTVFILAAVGSAVGLGNVWRFPYLAGQYGGGAFLIPYLIAFVVMATPILILELAIGQRMQRGPIKSLRHMHPAFGGVGLLGVISAFLVVAYYAVVMAWCLLYLLRSFAVAWADDPEGYFFGNVLQISDGVGQLGGFNWPVVAALAVIWLMIYFCIWQGPKSVGKVVLYTVPIPVAVLGVLFVRSVMLPGFWPGWQLYITPVWSAMLSPEVWTAAASQAFLTLSVAFAIMLTYASYKNPDEDIVQSSWITALADMAISLFAGFVVFAVLGYMAWSANTSVAEVTTSGPGLAFVVFPQALSLMPLPGLFSALFFFMLLTLGIDSAFSLVEPAIATILDIKPELKNTQVAGWVCLAAFGVGLLYTTRAGLYFLDIVDHFVVSYNAMLMALGMAILGGWVFGAELLRRYINEVSQWQIGRWWNWSIKWLVPGVLAILLATQLSTDLRTPYEGYPAWALALGWATVVVPVGLGLWMVRGFGAAAGDRKATPE; encoded by the coding sequence ATGGCGCACGACAATAAATGGTCGTCACAGACCGTGTTTATTTTGGCCGCTGTCGGTTCGGCGGTGGGCCTGGGGAACGTGTGGCGGTTCCCCTACCTGGCGGGGCAGTACGGCGGTGGGGCCTTCCTCATCCCCTACCTAATTGCCTTTGTGGTGATGGCGACCCCAATTTTGATATTAGAGTTGGCCATTGGCCAGCGCATGCAGCGGGGGCCGATTAAATCGCTGCGCCACATGCACCCGGCCTTTGGAGGTGTGGGGCTGTTGGGGGTAATTTCAGCCTTTTTGGTGGTGGCCTACTACGCGGTAGTGATGGCCTGGTGTTTGCTCTACCTGCTGCGATCGTTTGCGGTTGCATGGGCCGACGACCCCGAGGGCTATTTCTTTGGCAATGTGTTGCAAATTAGCGACGGGGTGGGCCAACTGGGGGGCTTTAACTGGCCCGTGGTGGCAGCCCTGGCGGTGATCTGGCTGATGATCTATTTCTGCATTTGGCAGGGGCCGAAGAGCGTGGGCAAAGTTGTGCTCTATACGGTGCCGATTCCGGTGGCAGTGCTGGGGGTATTGTTTGTGCGATCGGTAATGCTGCCGGGGTTTTGGCCCGGTTGGCAGCTCTATATCACCCCGGTATGGAGTGCCATGCTGTCACCGGAGGTGTGGACGGCGGCGGCTTCCCAGGCGTTTCTCACCCTGTCGGTGGCCTTTGCAATCATGCTTACCTACGCCAGCTACAAAAACCCTGACGAAGATATCGTTCAGTCATCGTGGATTACAGCCCTGGCGGATATGGCAATTAGCTTGTTTGCTGGGTTTGTGGTGTTTGCGGTGCTGGGCTATATGGCCTGGAGCGCTAATACCTCGGTGGCAGAGGTCACCACGTCGGGGCCGGGGTTGGCCTTTGTGGTGTTTCCCCAGGCGCTCAGTCTGATGCCGCTGCCGGGGCTGTTTAGTGCGTTGTTTTTCTTTATGCTGCTGACCCTGGGCATCGACAGCGCCTTTTCTCTGGTCGAACCGGCGATCGCCACCATTCTCGACATCAAGCCAGAGCTTAAAAACACCCAGGTGGCCGGGTGGGTCTGCCTGGCGGCCTTTGGCGTCGGTCTGCTCTACACAACCCGGGCGGGGCTCTACTTCCTCGACATCGTCGATCACTTTGTAGTGAGCTACAACGCCATGCTGATGGCCCTGGGAATGGCTATTTTAGGTGGCTGGGTGTTTGGGGCCGAACTGCTGCGGCGCTACATCAATGAGGTTAGCCAGTGGCAGATCGGGCGCTGGTGGAACTGGTCAATTAAGTGGCTGGTGCCCGGTGTGCTCGCCATTCTGCTGGCTACCCAGCTCTCGACCGATCTGCGCACCCCCTACGAAGGCTACCCTGCCTGGGCGCTGGCTTTGGGCTGGGCTACGGTGGTGGTGCCAGTGGGGCTAGGGCTCTGGATGGTGCGAGGCTTTGGGGCCGCAGCGGGCGATCGCAAGGCGACCCCTGAGTGA
- a CDS encoding peptidylprolyl isomerase, whose product MAKQTSAMMGKQQRLIWPRLMQLGLGLVITAGVWLSSLSPAQAMPVGPLAYLPPGNAITDGKALLRYSLPIDNPEIRAVQGTLEGLSQWLRSKRWGPISKDITKIERTLTRSRETMLAAVPAGKRAAAISYLDDIQAQLLPLQEAVDLRDRETVWLKRAAMLEDVSRIEELMVKEFPYEVPEEYSSLPQLKGRATVEVTTNKGSLQAVIDGYSAPVTGGNFVDLVQRGFYDGMEFTRAEDNYVLQTGDPAGPEDGFVDPKTKAYRAVPLEILVKGDEAPVYGTTLEEIGRFLDAPVLPFSAFGTLGMARPNTDPNGGSSQFFFFLFEPEMTPAGLNLLDGRYSVFGYVVENKELLEQLTQGDRIESIRVVSGGDNLVQPT is encoded by the coding sequence ATGGCTAAGCAAACAAGCGCAATGATGGGTAAACAGCAGAGGTTAATCTGGCCACGGCTGATGCAGCTGGGCCTGGGGCTGGTGATTACCGCAGGAGTGTGGCTGAGCAGCCTGTCTCCGGCCCAGGCTATGCCTGTGGGGCCGCTAGCCTACCTGCCACCGGGCAATGCCATTACCGATGGTAAGGCGCTGTTGCGCTACTCGCTGCCCATCGACAATCCTGAGATTCGGGCGGTGCAGGGCACCCTGGAGGGGTTGTCGCAGTGGCTGCGCAGCAAACGCTGGGGACCGATCAGCAAAGATATTACTAAGATCGAGCGCACCTTGACCCGCAGTCGTGAGACGATGCTGGCGGCGGTGCCTGCGGGCAAACGAGCGGCCGCGATCAGCTACCTCGATGACATTCAGGCCCAGCTCCTGCCCCTGCAAGAGGCCGTTGATCTGCGCGATCGCGAAACCGTATGGCTCAAGCGAGCGGCCATGCTAGAAGATGTCAGCCGCATTGAAGAGCTGATGGTCAAAGAGTTTCCCTACGAGGTGCCCGAAGAGTACAGCAGTTTGCCCCAGCTCAAAGGGCGGGCCACGGTCGAGGTGACGACCAACAAAGGTAGCCTGCAAGCGGTGATCGATGGCTATAGCGCCCCGGTGACCGGCGGCAATTTTGTTGACCTAGTGCAGCGCGGCTTCTACGACGGCATGGAGTTTACCCGCGCTGAAGACAACTACGTACTGCAAACCGGCGACCCTGCTGGTCCCGAAGATGGCTTTGTTGATCCCAAGACCAAAGCCTATCGAGCGGTGCCCCTGGAGATTTTGGTGAAGGGTGATGAGGCCCCCGTCTACGGCACCACCCTAGAGGAGATTGGGCGCTTTTTAGACGCGCCCGTGCTGCCATTTTCGGCCTTTGGCACCCTGGGTATGGCCCGCCCCAACACTGACCCCAACGGCGGTTCTTCGCAGTTTTTCTTCTTCTTGTTTGAGCCCGAGATGACCCCCGCTGGCCTCAACCTGCTCGATGGCCGCTACTCGGTCTTTGGCTATGTAGTCGAAAACAAAGAACTCCTGGAGCAACTCACCCAGGGCGATCGCATTGAGTCGATTCGGGTGGTTTCTGGGGGCGATAACTTGGTGCAGCCGACCTAG
- the devC gene encoding ABC transporter permease DevC, with amino-acid sequence MTRTPLALLNLVHDRKKFLTSMAGVAFAVLLMFLFTGFKNALYDSQTQLLSRLNGEIVIINRLKENMFVPRAFARRRLYQAQAFDGVEGAYALYLSDARWKNPETRRTRPVRVIAYNPSDPVLPMAEVLARQQELRLPNTAMIDSRSRDEVGPRETGVITELADREICIVGTFSLGTDFASGNGNLIMSDQNFLRFFANRGPEETERSFATADIGLLRVAPGADIDTLVQTLRDSLPQDVLILPMAGPEGFIARERTYWEENTNIGFVFSLLTTMGFVVGIILVYQILYTDVADHWSEYATLKAIGYDNTYLFGVVIQEAIILSVLGFIPGLLISALFYNLGAAVTGLLFQLTLQRVANIYIMTFIMCLISGAIAVRKVQRTDPAEVFGL; translated from the coding sequence ATGACGCGAACTCCGCTAGCCCTGCTCAACCTGGTGCACGATCGCAAAAAGTTTCTCACTTCGATGGCGGGGGTAGCCTTTGCGGTGCTGCTGATGTTTCTGTTTACCGGGTTTAAAAACGCTCTCTACGACAGCCAGACCCAGTTGCTCAGCCGACTCAATGGTGAAATTGTGATCATTAATCGGCTCAAAGAAAATATGTTTGTGCCCCGCGCCTTTGCCCGCCGTCGCCTGTATCAGGCCCAGGCCTTCGACGGCGTGGAGGGGGCCTACGCCCTCTACCTTAGCGACGCCCGCTGGAAGAATCCTGAGACCCGCAGAACCCGTCCGGTACGCGTGATTGCCTACAACCCCTCCGACCCAGTGTTGCCCATGGCCGAGGTCTTGGCCCGGCAGCAGGAGCTGCGCCTGCCCAATACGGCGATGATTGACAGCCGCTCCCGCGACGAGGTTGGCCCCCGCGAAACCGGTGTCATCACCGAACTGGCCGATCGCGAAATTTGCATTGTCGGCACCTTTAGCCTGGGCACCGACTTCGCCTCGGGCAACGGCAACTTGATCATGAGCGACCAAAACTTCCTCCGCTTTTTTGCCAATCGTGGCCCCGAAGAAACTGAGCGCAGCTTTGCCACTGCCGATATTGGCCTGCTGCGGGTTGCCCCTGGTGCCGATATCGATACTCTGGTGCAAACTCTGCGCGACAGCTTGCCCCAGGACGTGCTGATTTTGCCCATGGCTGGCCCCGAAGGGTTTATCGCCCGCGAGCGCACCTACTGGGAAGAAAACACCAACATCGGCTTTGTGTTTTCGCTGTTGACCACCATGGGGTTTGTGGTCGGCATTATTTTGGTCTACCAAATTCTCTACACCGACGTGGCTGACCACTGGTCGGAGTACGCCACCCTGAAGGCGATCGGCTACGACAATACCTACCTGTTTGGGGTGGTGATTCAAGAGGCAATTATTCTTTCAGTGCTGGGGTTTATTCCTGGCCTGCTGATTAGTGCCCTGTTCTACAACCTGGGGGCAGCAGTCACCGGTCTGCTATTTCAGTTGACCCTACAGCGAGTCGCTAACATTTACATCATGACCTTTATTATGTGCCTGATTTCCGGTGCCATTGCGGTACGCAAGGTGCAGCGCACTGACCCTGCGGAGGTATTTGGGCTATGA
- a CDS encoding efflux RND transporter periplasmic adaptor subunit, producing MSIDSDQPWRKPSFWLLIGALLIVGTGSTLAVRNIMQTRQAAREQAELPPPRQVKVVALGRVEPASRVVNVAASEAGRIDRLEVQKGDRVEQGQILAYLDLYDVRRAERDFAASQLAEARAQLAAETTLGNSQVQEASTRVGQIDGPQQAAIAAQTSAIASLQAELDVAEIDLARFQQLNESGAISRQELDRQRATVERLRADLGNATATRQRLEQTRLSDIQNAQAQVVSARATTSRAQVASRVDSAAQNLALAEAQLARTVVRSPQAGQVLDIFAYPGEAVSQSGGPILALGDTRQMVVVAEVYETDIGLVRLGQPVTITSRNGAFSDILTGTVSEIGLQIAKNDVLDDDPAANADARVVEVRVAVDQSEAVAALTNLQVDVAIDIEQ from the coding sequence ATGTCTATCGACTCTGATCAACCCTGGCGAAAGCCGAGTTTTTGGCTTTTGATTGGTGCTCTGCTGATTGTGGGCACCGGCTCTACTCTGGCCGTCCGCAACATCATGCAGACTCGTCAGGCGGCCCGAGAGCAGGCCGAGCTACCGCCGCCTCGCCAGGTCAAGGTGGTGGCCCTGGGCCGAGTCGAGCCCGCCAGTCGAGTGGTGAATGTAGCGGCCTCTGAGGCAGGTCGCATTGATCGCCTAGAGGTGCAAAAGGGCGATCGCGTGGAGCAGGGCCAAATTCTTGCCTACCTCGACCTGTACGACGTGCGCCGGGCCGAGCGCGACTTTGCGGCCAGCCAGCTCGCCGAGGCCCGCGCCCAGCTTGCCGCTGAGACCACCCTGGGCAACTCCCAGGTGCAGGAGGCCAGCACCCGAGTGGGGCAGATCGACGGGCCGCAGCAGGCCGCGATCGCTGCCCAAACATCCGCTATTGCTAGCCTTCAGGCCGAGCTAGACGTAGCCGAAATTGACCTGGCCCGGTTTCAGCAGCTCAATGAATCGGGGGCGATTTCCCGCCAAGAACTAGACCGCCAGCGGGCCACTGTCGAGCGTCTGCGGGCCGATCTGGGCAACGCCACCGCCACTCGCCAGCGCCTAGAGCAGACCCGTCTCAGTGACATTCAAAACGCCCAGGCCCAGGTGGTCTCGGCCCGCGCCACCACCAGCCGCGCTCAGGTGGCCAGCCGGGTTGACTCCGCCGCCCAAAACCTGGCTCTGGCCGAGGCCCAGTTGGCCCGCACGGTAGTGCGATCGCCCCAGGCCGGGCAGGTGCTCGATATCTTTGCCTACCCCGGTGAAGCGGTATCGCAATCCGGCGGGCCAATTCTCGCCCTGGGGGATACCCGCCAAATGGTGGTAGTGGCCGAGGTCTACGAAACCGATATCGGCCTGGTGCGTTTGGGGCAGCCTGTCACCATCACCAGCCGCAATGGGGCCTTTAGCGACATCCTCACCGGCACTGTCAGCGAAATCGGTCTGCAAATCGCCAAAAACGACGTGCTTGACGACGACCCCGCCGCCAACGCCGACGCCCGCGTTGTGGAAGTGCGGGTGGCGGTTGACCAAAGCGAGGCGGTGGCTGCGCTCACCAATCTCCAGGTTGATGTTGCCATTGACATTGAGCAGTAG
- a CDS encoding HAMP domain-containing sensor histidine kinase, with translation MTAPDQEDLRVFCRDDEAFAQLQQVLSQREMTREQYLQTMAQQTQQTQALEAQRQAAEAASQAKSRFLAMISHELRTPLNSILGLSALLSRQVVGPLNAKQLEYLNYINGSGEHLLAIISDILDLSKVEAGQEHLRLTEVSLPDLCQSCLAMVQPRATEKTLTLTHQVAADATTCTADERRLRQMLLNLLTNAIKFTSQGQVTLTVQRCDALIEFRVEDTGIGIPANQLEHIFQPFTQIDRDLDRQYDGAGLGLALTRQLAQLHGGHLRVESAEGQGSQFLLYLPRQGGDRAGTMVSTTSAPTTQHRDVQRLMVIDCDLDHHQPLFAYVRACGWQVDGYQSWPEVHHHLRQLPLHLLPQLLVVGDREADNPALLEQLQQIRPPRLPQPIKVAILYAEQAPKLATEAYIVDACIQLPLTIPKLERMLSL, from the coding sequence ATGACTGCCCCCGATCAGGAAGATCTCCGGGTCTTCTGCCGCGACGACGAGGCTTTTGCTCAACTCCAGCAGGTGCTGAGCCAGCGCGAGATGACTCGAGAGCAGTACCTGCAAACCATGGCTCAGCAAACCCAGCAGACCCAGGCCCTAGAAGCCCAGCGCCAGGCGGCTGAAGCGGCCAGTCAGGCGAAGAGCCGCTTTCTCGCCATGATCAGCCACGAGCTTCGTACCCCGCTCAACTCAATTTTGGGCCTTTCAGCTTTGCTGTCGCGGCAGGTGGTGGGTCCGCTCAACGCCAAGCAGCTTGAATACCTCAACTACATCAACGGCAGCGGTGAACATCTACTGGCGATCATTAGCGATATTCTTGACCTCTCTAAGGTGGAGGCGGGCCAAGAGCACCTGCGGCTGACCGAGGTATCGCTGCCCGATCTGTGTCAGTCTTGTTTGGCCATGGTGCAGCCCCGCGCCACCGAGAAAACTCTCACGCTGACTCACCAGGTAGCCGCCGATGCCACTACCTGCACCGCCGATGAGCGCCGCCTGCGCCAAATGCTGCTGAATCTGTTGACCAATGCCATCAAGTTTACGTCCCAGGGCCAGGTGACTCTGACTGTGCAGCGCTGCGACGCCCTGATCGAGTTTCGGGTCGAAGACACCGGCATTGGCATTCCGGCCAACCAGCTAGAACACATTTTTCAGCCCTTTACTCAGATCGATCGCGACCTCGATCGCCAGTATGACGGCGCTGGCTTGGGGCTAGCCCTGACCCGTCAGTTGGCCCAGCTCCATGGGGGCCATCTGCGGGTTGAGTCGGCGGAGGGCCAGGGGAGCCAGTTCTTGCTGTACTTGCCCCGGCAGGGGGGGGATAGGGCGGGCACAATGGTTTCAACTACATCAGCCCCAACCACCCAGCACAGAGATGTCCAACGGTTAATGGTGATCGATTGCGACCTTGACCACCACCAGCCGCTCTTTGCCTACGTCAGGGCCTGCGGTTGGCAGGTCGACGGCTACCAGAGCTGGCCAGAGGTGCATCACCACCTGCGTCAGCTCCCGCTCCACCTATTGCCCCAACTGCTGGTGGTGGGCGATCGCGAAGCCGACAACCCGGCACTGCTGGAGCAGTTGCAACAGATCAGGCCACCCCGGCTACCCCAACCGATCAAAGTGGCCATTCTCTATGCAGAGCAGGCTCCCAAACTGGCAACCGAGGCCTACATTGTCGATGCCTGCATTCAGCTGCCGCTCACGATCCCCAAGCTAGAGCGGATGCTGTCGCTCTAG
- a CDS encoding T3SS (YopN, CesT) and YbjN peptide-binding chaperone 1, which translates to MPISFASTVQALTYTKVADYLQTADLFRESLRAYADIPRFDILYGSTLIEVEVLPWEVHPWEKADLATVRATSCVTIGSTIDKDLMHFLLTENRRMRFGAFHLDDANQVLFAESVLGGEHMDLRELQTCILSVVTIADTYDDIIAQRFGGQRAIDRVTV; encoded by the coding sequence ATGCCCATCTCCTTCGCCAGCACCGTCCAAGCCCTTACCTACACCAAAGTCGCCGACTACCTACAAACCGCCGATCTATTTAGAGAAAGCCTGCGGGCCTACGCCGACATCCCTCGCTTTGACATTCTCTACGGCTCTACCCTGATCGAAGTTGAGGTGCTGCCCTGGGAAGTGCACCCCTGGGAAAAAGCCGACCTGGCCACGGTAAGGGCCACCAGCTGCGTCACCATCGGCAGCACCATTGACAAAGACCTGATGCACTTTTTGCTCACCGAAAACCGTCGTATGCGCTTTGGGGCCTTTCATCTCGACGACGCCAACCAGGTGCTGTTTGCTGAAAGCGTCCTCGGCGGCGAACATATGGATCTGCGGGAGCTACAGACCTGCATTCTCTCGGTAGTCACCATCGCCGACACCTACGACGACATTATTGCCCAGCGCTTTGGTGGCCAGCGGGCGATCGATCGAGTCACAGTCTGA